In Coriobacteriia bacterium, the DNA window GTCCCAGCGCCTTGGCGTCGAATCGATCCTGCATCATCTCGCGTGCCATCTTCAGAAGCTCTTCTATGACTTCGGCATTGGTGAGCATCCCGTTTAGATAGGCGTTGAGTGTTTTTTGGAGCATGTCGCTGAATTTCTCCGACTTGACGACACTCGTGCGTTGGTATGTCTTCACTTGCTCCTTGATAAGACGCTTCAGACTTTCGAGGGCGACGTTCTTCTGTTTCATGTCTGCGATTTCGCGTAAAAACGCCTCGTCGAAAAGCGATATCTCGACTTTGTCTTTGTCGAAGAGATTGATGACACCTTCGACTTTAACCGTTTGGTTCATGATCTCGGTAACGCGCTTGTTGAACTCTGCGTAGCTCATGCCCTTGCCACCGCTGCCATTTCGGCCCTCGATACGCAGAATCTGCACGCGCAGAACAGAGAAAAAGGCAGCCTCATGCTGATCTTTCTCATCTACGAGGCTTTTGCAAAGGCTCAGGGCCTGATTCATAAGCTGGCACTGCCTGATGAAATCTTCCTTATCATACTCACGCTTTGGATTGAGTAGCCAGTCGGTACCATCGGCAATTGCCATCGCAAGATCTGATTTGCTTCCGCTGAATATTTGTGTTTCGTACTTGAAGCCAAACAGAAGATCCCGGCAAACGCGAAGCTTCTCTTGGAACTTCGGAAGAGCCGTAAGGGCGATGTCCATATCACCGTAATTGGCCTGATCTCGATTCGTATAGTCCTTCATCGCTCGTTTGAGCGCGTTGGCAATGCCAATGTAGTCGACGACAAGACCACCCTCCTTGCCCTTGCACACACGATTAACGCGCGCAATAGCTTGCATGAGGTTATGTCCGGACATGGGTTTGAACACGTACATCGTGGAAAGGCTCGGCACGTCAAATCCGGTAAGCCACATATCGACGACGATGGCAATCTTCAGAGGATCATCGTCGGTCTTGAACTTTCGTTCCATTTCTTTCTTGTGAGTTGTCCCGCCGCAAACTTCGAACCACTCTTCCGGGTCTTGGTTAGACATCGTCATCACGACGCCGACTTTCTCTTTCCAATTAGGCCGCAATGCAAGGATCTGATGGTATATCTTCATTGCAATAGGACGGCTATAGGCAACGATGAGTGCCTTTCCGGCCAGAATATCCTCGCGATTGTTCTCATAATGCTCAACGATGTCCTTACAGAGAGATTCGATGGTTTCCGGCGTGTCGAACAGCGCATCCAATCCGACATGGTCGCGCTTTGCCTTCTCGACGCTTACCTCATCTGCCTCGGCGGTGAACTCGTTATAGGCGTTATCAAGCTGTTTGAGCGCATCCTCATTGAGACTTAGAGCGACAACGCGGCTTTCGTAAAACACCGGTTTGGTGGAATTGTCCTCGACGGACTGTGTCATGTCGTACACATCGATGTAGTCGCCGAATATCTCGCGAGTGTTCTTATCCTCCGTTGAGATGGGCGTGCCTGTAAAACCAATATAGGAAGCATTGGGAAGCGCCTTTCGCACGACCCTCGCCGCTCCCACGATGATGTTTCCCTCGACATCCATGCGCTCAGTGAGTCCATATTGGCCTCGATGTGCTTCATCAACCATGACAACTACGTTTGGTCTGTCGCAAAGAGGCTCATCACTGTCGATAAACTTCTGCATGGTGGTGAAGATAATGCCATTTGCTTCGCGCCCCTCAAGTAGCTTCTTCAGGCTCGTCTGATCCTTCGGATTCGCCTGACTCGTTGCTTGAACAGGTTGCTGGCGCAAGAACTGACTGCATCGGGAGAATTGACCATATAGTTGGTCATCAAGGTCGTTTCTGTCTGTGATAACGACAATTGTCGGGCTATCAAGTCGTTCCTGAAGCAAGTGCGCAAGAAAGACCATGGAAAGCGATTTACCGCTCCCCTGCGTATGC includes these proteins:
- a CDS encoding type I restriction endonuclease subunit R, which codes for MPINEEFFEDVVIEHLRDRLGYTYLHGPDVRRTSDKYDDVFLPDVLPRALSRINKGVPEAAIQEAILKILNVEGDSLQHRNETFMDYLQNGVEVRYFDGKEERDDIIYLIDYSDPENNDFHVVNQWTYVEYSEKRPDIIAFVNGMPLVIFELKSPSREETDASEAYLQLRNYMQHIPGLFVPNAFCVMSDMAETRVGTITADEDRFVAWKSVDGDYSETALATWKTMLDGMMSKYRLLDIVKNFICFSNTSRQVIKILAAYHQYFAVKKAALRTEEAVEGDGKIGVFWHTQGSGKSLSMVFLAHLLQERLDSPTIVVITDRNDLDDQLYGQFSRCSQFLRQQPVQATSQANPKDQTSLKKLLEGREANGIIFTTMQKFIDSDEPLCDRPNVVVMVDEAHRGQYGLTERMDVEGNIIVGAARVVRKALPNASYIGFTGTPISTEDKNTREIFGDYIDVYDMTQSVEDNSTKPVFYESRVVALSLNEDALKQLDNAYNEFTAEADEVSVEKAKRDHVGLDALFDTPETIESLCKDIVEHYENNREDILAGKALIVAYSRPIAMKIYHQILALRPNWKEKVGVVMTMSNQDPEEWFEVCGGTTHKKEMERKFKTDDDPLKIAIVVDMWLTGFDVPSLSTMYVFKPMSGHNLMQAIARVNRVCKGKEGGLVVDYIGIANALKRAMKDYTNRDQANYGDMDIALTALPKFQEKLRVCRDLLFGFKYETQIFSGSKSDLAMAIADGTDWLLNPKREYDKEDFIRQCQLMNQALSLCKSLVDEKDQHEAAFFSVLRVQILRIEGRNGSGGKGMSYAEFNKRVTEIMNQTVKVEGVINLFDKDKVEISLFDEAFLREIADMKQKNVALESLKRLIKEQVKTYQRTSVVKSEKFSDMLQKTLNAYLNGMLTNAEVIEELLKMAREMMQDRFDAKALGLTDEEMAFYDAITKPQAVKDFYDNDQLVAISRELTDTLQRSATIDWQKKESARAGMRRAIKRLLKKYKYPPEEAAGALETVMAQCELWADNKIHE